A part of Limihaloglobus sulfuriphilus genomic DNA contains:
- a CDS encoding ISL3 family transposase, protein MLLKRILKKTLKVKRHKVVKVDYSDNQLNFYLDVHKRRRLPCGTCQTFAPQRDRLPQRQIKHVPLWGIPVLLHYRPVRVSCPKCGGPRVEDIPFTSGKSRMTNGLVWTLSSMAKLLPWQTVSQMFNVSWNTVQSAVKQAVDYGMKHRDTGKVIYIGIDEVSRRKGHTYMTVVYDLEEKRILWSGQGRKKETLEAFFKEHGNSLKGSLKAVCCDMWQSYIDVVKEHVDEDVVLVFDKFHIVQHLNQAVDEVRKQEAITLKKDNPELLKKTRYIWLKNPENLTDKQRARLGYLEKLNLKVNRAYLLKESFRDFWDYRYPAAAKKYLAKWFWWATHSRLEPLRDFAWMLRKHQQGIINYFKCRVTNGVTEGMNNKVKTIVKRCYGFRTIPTLQLALYHCLGKLPEPENMHKFV, encoded by the coding sequence ATGCTACTTAAAAGAATACTAAAAAAGACATTAAAAGTCAAGAGACATAAAGTGGTAAAAGTCGATTATAGTGACAATCAGCTCAACTTTTATTTAGACGTTCACAAACGTCGGCGGCTGCCTTGCGGCACCTGTCAGACGTTTGCTCCGCAACGTGACCGGCTTCCGCAACGGCAGATTAAGCATGTTCCGTTATGGGGCATACCAGTGCTGCTGCATTACCGTCCGGTTCGTGTCAGCTGTCCCAAATGCGGTGGCCCGCGGGTTGAGGACATACCCTTTACCTCAGGTAAATCACGTATGACAAACGGATTGGTCTGGACCTTGAGCAGTATGGCGAAATTGCTGCCCTGGCAGACGGTTTCTCAGATGTTTAATGTCAGCTGGAATACGGTTCAGTCTGCGGTAAAGCAGGCAGTTGACTACGGCATGAAACACAGGGATACAGGAAAGGTCATTTATATTGGCATTGACGAAGTATCCCGCCGCAAGGGTCATACGTATATGACGGTGGTGTACGACCTGGAAGAAAAACGCATTTTATGGAGCGGCCAGGGCCGGAAAAAAGAGACGCTGGAGGCGTTTTTCAAAGAACATGGAAATTCGTTAAAAGGCAGTTTAAAAGCGGTTTGCTGTGATATGTGGCAATCGTACATTGATGTTGTAAAAGAGCATGTTGACGAGGATGTTGTTCTGGTTTTCGATAAATTTCATATCGTACAACATTTGAATCAGGCTGTCGATGAGGTACGCAAACAGGAAGCTATCACGCTCAAAAAAGACAACCCCGAACTGCTTAAAAAAACGCGATATATCTGGCTGAAGAATCCTGAAAACCTTACAGACAAACAGCGTGCACGTCTGGGGTATCTGGAGAAGCTGAATCTTAAAGTCAACAGGGCTTATTTATTGAAAGAATCCTTTCGTGATTTTTGGGATTACCGCTACCCTGCAGCTGCCAAAAAATATCTTGCAAAGTGGTTCTGGTGGGCCACCCACAGCAGGCTCGAACCATTACGTGATTTTGCCTGGATGCTCAGAAAACATCAGCAAGGTATCATAAATTATTTCAAATGCCGAGTCACCAATGGAGTCACCGAAGGTATGAACAATAAAGTTAAAACAATAGTCAAAAGATGTTATGGATTCAGGACAATCCCGACGCTGCAGTTAGCCTTATATCACTGCCTTGGAAAGCTGCCTGAACCTGAAAATATGCACAAATTTGTGTGA
- the lpxK gene encoding tetraacyldisaccharide 4'-kinase, translating to MKQQQFHDIVTGRDKSVKAAVLRFLMLISSRFYLLCVNIRNLLYDWKVLRVENAGKPVISIGNITAGGTGKSPTVISVCKYLTDKGLKTAVLTRGYKGTAQTADEPEMIAQRCRGTMVIVNKDRVAGAKKAIEKGADVLIADDAFQHRRLGRDLDILCIDATEPFGYEMPLPAGLLREPLAQLRRAHAAVITRGDQVPAYNLTRITSVLQEYNPDICVAESHHRPVEVVYADGSNHDANALKAAGVVIFCGIGNPESFKKTVEACGADIKAFEFFDDHHAYSAADLRRIAEKQSETGADIILTTEKDWVKIARIAENPLPDKTSGYLKIEIEITEGKELLLGKIDEITGSK from the coding sequence TTGAAGCAGCAGCAGTTTCATGACATAGTAACCGGCAGGGACAAGAGCGTAAAGGCCGCGGTTTTGCGGTTCTTGATGCTCATAAGCTCCCGCTTTTACCTGCTTTGCGTCAATATACGCAACCTGTTATATGACTGGAAAGTCCTGCGTGTGGAAAACGCCGGCAAGCCGGTGATCAGTATCGGCAACATCACCGCCGGCGGCACGGGCAAGTCTCCAACGGTAATTTCGGTTTGTAAATACCTGACGGATAAAGGACTTAAGACCGCCGTCCTGACCCGCGGCTACAAGGGCACTGCCCAGACCGCTGATGAGCCGGAAATGATCGCCCAGAGATGCCGCGGCACTATGGTGATTGTAAACAAAGACCGCGTTGCCGGCGCAAAAAAGGCTATCGAAAAGGGAGCTGACGTGCTTATAGCCGACGATGCCTTCCAGCACAGACGGCTTGGCAGGGACCTGGATATCCTCTGCATAGACGCTACCGAGCCTTTCGGATACGAGATGCCGCTGCCTGCGGGGCTTCTACGCGAGCCGCTGGCACAGCTCAGACGCGCACATGCCGCGGTGATCACACGCGGCGACCAGGTGCCGGCGTACAACCTGACGCGGATTACATCAGTTCTGCAGGAATATAACCCTGATATATGTGTCGCCGAGTCGCACCACCGCCCTGTCGAGGTTGTCTATGCCGACGGCAGTAACCACGACGCCAACGCACTCAAGGCCGCCGGCGTTGTTATCTTCTGCGGTATCGGCAATCCCGAATCGTTCAAAAAGACAGTAGAAGCCTGCGGAGCGGATATCAAGGCGTTTGAGTTTTTTGACGACCATCACGCCTACTCGGCGGCCGACCTGCGGCGTATTGCCGAGAAACAAAGCGAAACCGGTGCGGACATTATACTTACCACGGAAAAAGACTGGGTGAAAATTGCCCGCATAGCTGAGAACCCGCTTCCGGATAAAACGAGCGGATATCTAAAAATTGAGATCGAAATCACCGAAGGCAAAGAACTGCTGCTGGGTAAAATCGACGAAATAACAGGCAGCAAATGA
- a CDS encoding D-glycero-alpha-D-manno-heptose-1,7-bisphosphate 7-phosphatase, with product MTETKSKAVFLDKYGTLIQDQSLGQAAEQIKLLPGAARAVYEMKQLGYKAFIASNEPAAAAGTISMDQLEELNAKLSEILAKQKAEPDGIYCCPFDPDAAVAEYAHKSRLRKPAPGMLLKAAQEHAIDLENSWMIGDSLDDIRAGIAAGCKTILIRPTARKTPPPPDGTAADYEAVNITEASNYIKMQNRKENIQQSLEFEDGSSESKEPGRPAETAAPALAAEKPADTEQAVKENEVIDAQVASNVGKCLEKMGNSSKGRDLLLKSSGLFASEEQRKLEEARRVKRDEQASETKPGPQTAADETPAQPQQQKPETPAAPPQPAPEAKQTRPAAQQPSEKHAQRDLPETPLEDANKKPAATKDKHENDAEIFQFIAGIFQAAAVLMGIVMIITIIMPNLTSFSAAGLLATAIVSQVLSIAFAKIKPSH from the coding sequence ATGACAGAGACAAAATCAAAAGCGGTCTTTCTGGATAAATACGGCACACTAATCCAGGATCAGAGCCTGGGACAAGCAGCAGAGCAGATCAAACTCCTGCCCGGAGCGGCGCGGGCGGTATATGAGATGAAACAGCTCGGCTACAAGGCCTTCATTGCCAGCAATGAACCCGCGGCAGCCGCCGGCACGATCAGCATGGATCAGCTCGAAGAGCTCAACGCCAAATTGAGCGAGATACTCGCTAAGCAAAAGGCCGAACCCGACGGCATTTACTGCTGCCCGTTTGACCCTGATGCCGCGGTTGCGGAATACGCCCACAAAAGCAGGCTGAGAAAACCGGCTCCGGGTATGCTCCTCAAAGCCGCACAGGAACACGCCATTGACCTTGAAAACTCCTGGATGATAGGGGATTCTCTCGACGACATACGCGCCGGCATTGCGGCGGGCTGTAAAACGATACTTATCAGGCCGACTGCGAGAAAAACACCGCCTCCGCCAGACGGCACCGCGGCAGACTATGAAGCTGTAAACATAACCGAGGCATCGAATTATATAAAAATGCAAAACCGTAAAGAAAATATACAACAATCGCTTGAATTTGAAGACGGCAGCAGCGAAAGCAAAGAACCCGGCCGCCCCGCCGAAACAGCGGCTCCGGCATTGGCAGCGGAGAAACCAGCCGATACAGAGCAGGCTGTCAAGGAAAACGAGGTTATAGACGCTCAGGTAGCGTCGAATGTGGGCAAATGCCTTGAGAAAATGGGCAACTCCAGCAAGGGCAGGGACCTTCTGCTTAAAAGCTCGGGGCTGTTCGCATCCGAAGAACAGCGAAAACTCGAAGAGGCCAGACGCGTCAAAAGAGATGAGCAGGCCTCTGAGACAAAACCCGGGCCGCAAACAGCCGCGGACGAAACGCCGGCTCAGCCGCAGCAGCAAAAACCGGAGACTCCAGCCGCCCCGCCCCAGCCGGCTCCCGAGGCAAAACAGACCAGACCCGCGGCGCAGCAGCCGTCAGAGAAACACGCACAGCGAGACCTGCCGGAGACACCGCTGGAAGACGCAAACAAAAAACCCGCCGCGACAAAAGATAAGCACGAGAACGATGCGGAGATATTCCAGTTCATTGCGGGCATATTCCAGGCGGCGGCGGTGCTGATGGGTATCGTAATGATAATTACAATCATCATGCCGAACCTTACATCTTTCAGTGCGGCGGGACTTCTGGCAACGGCGATTGTTTCTCAGGTATTGAGCATAGCTTTTGCAAAGATTAAACCATCACATTAG
- a CDS encoding ELM1/GtrOC1 family putative glycosyltransferase: MRVLTITDGKPGHFNQARALCSIMGWQSSEAVAGYPCKAAKGLTYLLDGLGIYRESAFRLEYEDAAYNAVVAVGSASYYPAKVISRRLDIPAIALMYPRGFRNDFAHILCPAYDNPPEADNITPLPVTLSSRGADFFMDAVDDFKGKTDITGPAVSVIIGGGNKYGDVCPRQIQTQLEQIFELTGESKHWVTTSRRTSGEVERIVESFPFDYKLIYSKEQYNPIPAFIALSERIFVTSDSASMISECVSEGRAKIEILKNKPKRKSKFDRFLAGLVENANAHIFDGSLGDAGKKVSVKEIVAAALEKSGFKRGGGSA, translated from the coding sequence ATGAGAGTTTTAACCATAACCGACGGCAAACCAGGGCACTTCAACCAGGCCAGAGCACTTTGCAGTATCATGGGCTGGCAGAGCAGTGAGGCGGTTGCCGGCTACCCCTGCAAAGCCGCCAAAGGGCTGACATACCTGCTCGATGGGCTCGGGATATACCGCGAATCGGCTTTCCGGCTCGAATACGAAGACGCCGCGTATAACGCCGTTGTCGCCGTCGGCTCGGCATCGTACTACCCGGCAAAGGTCATCTCACGCCGTCTGGACATACCGGCAATCGCCCTGATGTACCCTCGCGGTTTCAGGAATGATTTTGCCCATATACTCTGCCCGGCCTACGACAACCCGCCCGAAGCGGACAATATAACGCCTCTGCCGGTAACGCTTTCGAGCCGCGGGGCGGATTTCTTCATGGACGCGGTGGATGATTTTAAGGGCAAGACCGACATCACCGGCCCGGCGGTAAGCGTTATAATCGGCGGCGGCAACAAATACGGCGACGTATGCCCGCGGCAGATACAAACCCAGCTCGAACAGATATTTGAGCTGACCGGCGAGTCTAAGCACTGGGTTACGACATCCCGGCGGACAAGCGGCGAGGTTGAGCGGATCGTGGAAAGCTTTCCGTTCGATTACAAGCTCATATACTCTAAGGAGCAGTACAACCCGATACCGGCGTTTATCGCCCTGAGCGAGCGGATATTCGTTACCAGCGATTCGGCGTCTATGATCAGCGAGTGCGTAAGCGAGGGAAGGGCAAAAATCGAGATACTGAAAAACAAACCCAAACGCAAGAGCAAATTTGACCGCTTTCTGGCAGGTCTTGTGGAAAATGCAAACGCGCATATATTCGACGGCAGCCTTGGCGACGCCGGCAAAAAGGTTTCCGTGAAAGAAATTGTCGCAGCGGCACTGGAGAAATCCGGCTTCAAACGCGGCGGAGGCAGCGCGTAA
- a CDS encoding glycosyltransferase family 4 protein produces the protein MKIVQLLPELNQGGVERGTVELSRELVKRGHQSIVISAGGKLARQITADGGEHITHDVCSKNPLTALPRILKLKKILRRLSPDIVHARSRVPAWMCVFALKGLDIPFVTTVHGFNSVNCYSRVMLRGERVIYGSTSIKEYVLENYHFDSSKLRYVPRGIDMEYFDPAKLNHKFIDSFKEEHSLNGRYIISIVGRITGWKGHPDFIQAVGRIHQENPNVLGLIVGRTADNKTEYYDQLKQQAAAFGDDAFCFTGPQSQVREIYSLSNIVISAASTKPETFGRIAAEAMSMNTPVVASSHGGSLDIIKEPEAGMFYPPGNSDQLYKKIKLAMNHKFGDMRKHINDHFSLDIMVEKELAVYKELLG, from the coding sequence ATGAAGATAGTCCAGCTACTACCCGAGCTCAATCAGGGCGGCGTGGAACGCGGCACGGTAGAGCTAAGCCGCGAACTCGTAAAACGCGGCCACCAGAGCATTGTGATCTCCGCCGGCGGCAAACTTGCCCGGCAGATAACCGCTGACGGCGGCGAACATATCACACACGATGTGTGCAGCAAGAACCCGCTGACCGCCCTGCCGCGGATACTCAAGCTAAAAAAGATTCTCCGCCGGTTAAGCCCCGATATTGTCCACGCTCGCAGCCGCGTGCCGGCATGGATGTGCGTATTCGCCCTCAAAGGGCTGGATATCCCCTTTGTTACCACCGTACACGGCTTCAACAGTGTCAACTGCTACAGCCGGGTGATGCTTCGGGGTGAAAGGGTGATTTACGGCAGTACGTCGATCAAGGAATATGTACTTGAGAACTACCATTTTGACAGCTCAAAACTCCGCTATGTGCCGCGAGGCATCGACATGGAATACTTCGATCCGGCCAAACTGAATCATAAATTCATTGATTCTTTCAAAGAAGAACACAGCTTAAACGGAAGATATATAATATCCATTGTCGGCAGAATTACCGGCTGGAAGGGCCACCCAGACTTTATCCAAGCCGTTGGCCGCATCCACCAGGAAAACCCAAATGTATTAGGGCTTATTGTAGGCCGTACAGCGGATAACAAAACAGAATACTATGATCAACTCAAACAGCAGGCCGCTGCGTTCGGTGATGATGCTTTCTGTTTTACAGGCCCTCAATCACAAGTTCGTGAGATATACTCACTTAGCAATATAGTCATATCCGCCGCTTCTACAAAACCCGAGACATTCGGGCGCATCGCTGCCGAGGCAATGTCCATGAATACACCGGTGGTTGCAAGCTCTCACGGCGGCTCACTTGACATAATAAAAGAGCCCGAAGCCGGAATGTTCTACCCGCCGGGAAACTCGGATCAGCTTTATAAAAAAATCAAGCTGGCAATGAACCATAAATTCGGCGACATGCGGAAACATATAAACGACCACTTCAGTCTTGACATCATGGTAGAAAAAGAACTGGCGGTGTATAAGGAGCTGTTGGGATGA
- a CDS encoding YrbL family protein: MTELKLSKLEPFAVGGRRECYVHPSDASKCVKVLRTDKNVSARRKKLFVPSVLRRRYDNNEDERRVLNKLEKRIGKGMQLHIPLCYGYEPTDLGPGLVLDLVRDTDGKISRSLREHFYQNLHPLEFKDGFDELTRFLCQHNIITRNLLDHNLVASKQADGSWQIYIIDGFGDPALLPIAQWSRTMGRMKIKRISRRAWARFQVFYETRRQNGAAIHHMRDGQTWSPGVLRHR; the protein is encoded by the coding sequence ATGACGGAATTGAAGCTGTCAAAACTCGAACCCTTTGCCGTCGGCGGAAGACGGGAATGCTATGTCCACCCATCCGACGCATCCAAATGTGTAAAGGTGCTAAGGACTGATAAAAATGTGTCAGCAAGAAGAAAAAAACTTTTCGTTCCATCTGTTCTGCGCCGCAGATACGACAACAACGAAGATGAAAGGCGAGTACTAAATAAACTTGAAAAACGTATCGGAAAAGGTATGCAGCTCCATATACCCTTATGCTATGGATATGAACCGACAGATTTAGGCCCCGGGCTTGTACTGGATCTTGTACGAGATACAGACGGAAAGATAAGCCGCTCGCTCAGAGAGCATTTTTATCAGAATCTGCATCCTCTTGAGTTCAAAGACGGTTTTGACGAGTTGACTAGATTTTTATGCCAGCATAACATTATAACTCGTAACCTGCTTGATCATAATCTTGTCGCTTCAAAACAAGCTGACGGCAGCTGGCAAATCTACATCATCGATGGATTCGGCGACCCTGCCCTGTTGCCAATCGCCCAGTGGAGCAGAACAATGGGAAGAATGAAGATAAAACGAATTTCAAGAAGAGCTTGGGCAAGGTTTCAGGTTTTCTATGAAACAAGAAGGCAAAACGGTGCAGCTATTCACCATATGCGGGATGGACAAACCTGGAGCCCCGGAGTACTCAGACACAGATAG
- a CDS encoding glycosyltransferase produces MRIAQVMLGRGFGGAERSFVDTSLALAARGHDILAICHKGFIKKELLLGIPNITLRTVNALGEWDFITPLVIRKMLKEFKAEVVHTQLKRAAWHAGRAAVGLNIPVVSKLHNYVKLSRYRYVDVLIATTQDQREYALSNGWPINSVTVVPNFSRLLPVKIVSDKFSKPINFISYGRYVEEKGFHILLKAFRNVIDARVDARLTVGGSGADLRRLRDLSGQLKLDDKVRLGVWIDDVCSALDEADIFVLPSLSESFGIVVLEAMSRGIPLISTLTRGPSQILTEDDAYLVETGSVEQLSKAMIEAATNPEAALSKAGKALELYRNKYYEKAVIPQLEAIYQDLKAGTDIAK; encoded by the coding sequence ATGCGTATAGCACAGGTAATGCTTGGACGTGGATTTGGCGGGGCTGAAAGGTCCTTTGTTGATACTTCTCTTGCTCTTGCGGCGAGAGGTCACGATATACTTGCGATATGTCATAAAGGGTTTATAAAGAAAGAACTGCTTCTGGGTATTCCAAACATTACACTAAGGACGGTAAATGCGTTAGGCGAGTGGGATTTTATCACTCCCCTGGTCATACGGAAAATGCTCAAAGAGTTCAAGGCCGAGGTTGTACATACACAGCTTAAACGGGCAGCCTGGCACGCGGGCAGGGCGGCTGTTGGCTTAAATATACCGGTTGTATCAAAACTGCATAATTATGTAAAACTGAGTCGTTATAGGTATGTGGATGTCTTGATTGCAACAACACAAGACCAAAGAGAGTACGCTCTTTCGAACGGTTGGCCTATAAATAGCGTAACAGTGGTTCCGAACTTTTCGAGGCTTTTACCGGTCAAAATCGTTTCAGACAAGTTTTCTAAACCGATAAATTTTATATCTTACGGCAGATATGTAGAGGAAAAAGGGTTTCACATTTTGCTCAAAGCGTTCAGGAACGTTATAGATGCCCGAGTTGATGCCAGGCTGACTGTCGGCGGAAGCGGTGCAGACTTGCGGCGGCTGCGGGACTTGAGCGGTCAGCTGAAACTTGATGATAAAGTTCGGCTTGGAGTGTGGATTGACGATGTTTGCTCAGCATTGGATGAGGCGGATATTTTTGTTCTACCATCTTTAAGTGAGTCGTTTGGGATTGTTGTGCTTGAAGCTATGTCGCGTGGAATCCCGCTTATTTCCACACTTACCCGGGGGCCTTCTCAGATTTTGACCGAAGACGATGCGTATCTTGTTGAAACGGGTTCCGTTGAGCAGTTATCAAAGGCCATGATCGAAGCGGCTACCAATCCAGAAGCGGCTCTTTCCAAAGCAGGCAAGGCATTGGAGCTATATCGTAACAAATATTATGAAAAAGCTGTAATACCCCAATTAGAAGCCATTTATCAGGACTTAAAAGCAGGTACCGATATTGCAAAGTAG
- a CDS encoding YrbL family protein → MDITYKLSDEKPIASGLEKLVFQHPENKNLLIKVWHKTFFERKKKRHPIAIKFQRLPRYSSIVNEITEQLVIYEADQTPVYIQKVSGLVHTDLGPGITVKAILKKDGTLAWTLGDMIKNKKYNAMHQRAIDELLNWLKDSPIIVRDFDLQNLVWDEQNSRFVIIDGIGGRSTVSLRRFWPNYNTYSKRKRIKKIRRRIQVALRGEYEQDPLVR, encoded by the coding sequence ATGGATATAACTTACAAATTATCAGACGAAAAACCCATCGCATCAGGCTTGGAGAAGTTGGTTTTTCAGCACCCTGAAAACAAAAACCTACTGATAAAAGTATGGCACAAAACATTCTTCGAGCGGAAAAAGAAACGGCACCCGATTGCAATTAAGTTTCAACGACTGCCTCGCTATAGCTCCATTGTAAATGAGATCACAGAACAATTAGTAATCTATGAAGCAGACCAGACTCCAGTTTACATTCAGAAGGTAAGCGGACTCGTTCATACAGATTTAGGGCCCGGTATTACAGTAAAAGCCATTCTTAAAAAAGACGGAACTTTAGCATGGACTTTGGGAGATATGATTAAGAATAAGAAATACAACGCTATGCATCAAAGAGCCATTGATGAATTACTTAACTGGCTAAAGGATAGCCCCATAATAGTACGAGATTTTGATCTGCAGAATCTTGTATGGGATGAACAGAACAGCCGTTTTGTGATTATTGATGGCATCGGCGGTAGATCGACCGTTTCCTTACGCAGGTTCTGGCCAAACTACAATACTTATTCCAAACGCAAACGAATCAAAAAAATACGACGGCGGATACAAGTTGCTCTGCGTGGAGAGTATGAGCAAGACCCGCTAGTGCGATAG
- a CDS encoding UDP-glucose dehydrogenase family protein — protein MNIAVTGIGYVGLVAAACLSDGGHHVICVDKDRKKIDGLKKNIIPIYEPGLTELVQRNSKAQRLCFTTDLSYGVQNSDIIIVGVGTPSSPDGSADISAVLDVSRNIAQIIKKPKVIVTKSTVPVGTYKIITDLVSSITDVPFHYVSNPEFLKEGSAVEDFLKPDRVIIGTSSDYARQAMQQVYAPFMRKSNRIIFMEPASAEMSKYASNAMLATRISFMNELSALCDTFGANIEMVRKGIGSDSRIGNSFLFAGVGFGGSCFPKDVRALIHMGDKQNCPMSIAQSVLDANYKQHERFAGKILDFFKGKENKTTLAVWGLAFKAKTDDIRESPAIWCIEKFLDAGFKIKAYDPEAMPAAKEKFGSRIQLAEYDYDVLESADALVVFTDWQEFRGPDFETIKKTLSEPLIFDGRNLYEPEYLAKLGFKYFSIGRPQL, from the coding sequence ATGAATATAGCGGTAACAGGCATTGGCTATGTAGGTCTTGTAGCAGCGGCATGTCTTTCTGACGGCGGCCACCATGTCATATGCGTTGATAAGGACCGTAAAAAGATTGATGGCCTTAAAAAGAACATAATACCCATTTATGAGCCAGGTCTTACAGAATTAGTACAAAGAAACAGCAAAGCCCAAAGGCTCTGTTTTACTACCGATTTGAGCTATGGAGTTCAAAACAGCGATATAATCATAGTTGGTGTCGGCACACCCAGCTCTCCCGACGGATCAGCAGATATTTCTGCCGTGCTTGATGTATCCAGAAACATTGCTCAAATCATAAAAAAACCAAAGGTTATTGTCACCAAAAGCACTGTTCCGGTAGGAACTTACAAAATAATAACGGATCTTGTATCCTCTATTACAGATGTCCCCTTTCATTATGTCAGCAACCCTGAATTTCTTAAAGAGGGTTCCGCGGTGGAGGATTTTCTCAAACCTGACAGGGTTATAATAGGCACCAGCTCCGATTATGCCCGCCAGGCTATGCAGCAAGTCTATGCCCCATTCATGCGTAAATCCAATAGGATTATATTTATGGAACCGGCAAGTGCTGAAATGAGCAAATATGCATCTAACGCAATGCTGGCAACCCGAATATCGTTTATGAATGAACTTTCAGCTCTTTGCGATACATTCGGGGCGAATATCGAAATGGTTCGAAAGGGGATCGGCTCTGACAGCAGAATCGGCAACTCGTTTCTTTTTGCCGGCGTGGGCTTCGGCGGCAGCTGTTTCCCCAAAGACGTCAGAGCCTTGATACACATGGGAGATAAGCAAAACTGCCCGATGTCAATAGCGCAGTCAGTGCTTGATGCAAATTATAAGCAGCATGAAAGGTTTGCCGGTAAGATCCTTGATTTTTTCAAAGGCAAAGAGAATAAAACCACCCTGGCAGTCTGGGGCCTGGCCTTTAAAGCTAAGACAGACGATATCCGTGAATCGCCGGCTATCTGGTGTATTGAAAAGTTTCTGGATGCTGGATTTAAGATTAAAGCATATGATCCTGAAGCTATGCCCGCCGCTAAGGAAAAATTTGGAAGCCGGATTCAACTGGCAGAATATGATTATGATGTACTGGAATCTGCCGATGCCCTGGTTGTGTTCACTGATTGGCAGGAATTCAGAGGGCCGGACTTCGAAACTATCAAAAAAACACTCTCTGAGCCGCTGATATTCGATGGACGAAACCTTTATGAGCCAGAGTACCTTGCAAAACTGGGATTTAAATATTTTTCAATCGGAAGGCCCCAACTGTAA
- a CDS encoding glycosyltransferase, giving the protein MFFDLALVFLCIAAVSQFLYFLLITSNHKDFVKRYNRDFKEFRPKVLLTVPCKGLDMGFFRNILSLMRLDYENYNIHFVVESESDPAYESLQRIIDRCRDDMPAGFAKVLVAGISKGYSQKNHNLLHSLRFAPHDTEIYAFADSDTRVSRLWLAHLMYPLRNSKYGVSTGYRYFIPARRRFSNLALSSMNAAAAQIMGKSKYTTQVWGGSMAIRKELFEQLNVANLWQKSISDDLTLSAAVRNAGYKIRLMPRCFTVTFEDMSWGQLFEFGRRQMLITRVAYLRMWLWGLFCLLNHFLGVWILPVAAAVRFAMGENDAKLFAAAAVIHWASLIYRTYMRRRTFEFVLGPYGGYVRQLSMWEFLLNPLWLALMLALILISSFGRTICWRGVRYRLNGAFDIERLNR; this is encoded by the coding sequence ATGTTTTTTGATCTTGCTTTAGTTTTTTTGTGTATTGCGGCAGTCAGCCAGTTTTTGTATTTTCTGCTGATCACCTCCAACCACAAGGATTTTGTTAAAAGATATAACCGTGATTTCAAGGAGTTTCGGCCGAAGGTGCTTTTGACTGTCCCCTGCAAAGGGCTTGATATGGGATTTTTCAGGAATATCCTCTCGCTGATGCGGCTTGACTATGAGAATTATAATATTCATTTTGTCGTTGAGAGCGAGTCCGATCCCGCGTACGAATCTTTGCAGAGAATAATTGACCGCTGCCGAGATGATATGCCTGCCGGCTTTGCAAAGGTCCTGGTGGCGGGTATTTCAAAGGGTTACAGCCAGAAAAACCATAACCTCCTGCACTCGCTCAGGTTCGCTCCCCACGATACGGAAATCTACGCATTCGCCGATTCGGATACACGGGTCAGCCGGCTGTGGCTGGCGCATTTGATGTACCCGCTGCGAAATAGTAAATACGGCGTTTCCACGGGTTACCGTTATTTTATACCGGCACGTCGGCGGTTCTCTAATCTGGCGCTGTCTTCCATGAACGCCGCCGCGGCACAGATTATGGGCAAGAGCAAATATACCACGCAGGTCTGGGGCGGCTCAATGGCGATACGCAAAGAGCTTTTTGAACAGCTTAATGTCGCAAATCTTTGGCAGAAAAGCATCAGCGATGATTTGACCCTCTCGGCGGCTGTGCGGAATGCCGGCTACAAAATACGCCTTATGCCGCGGTGTTTTACGGTTACGTTTGAGGATATGAGCTGGGGGCAGCTCTTTGAGTTCGGCCGCCGGCAGATGCTGATTACCCGAGTGGCGTATCTGCGTATGTGGCTCTGGGGGCTGTTTTGCCTGTTGAACCATTTTCTCGGCGTCTGGATACTGCCGGTTGCTGCCGCCGTCAGGTTTGCCATGGGAGAAAACGACGCGAAACTCTTTGCAGCCGCGGCGGTTATACACTGGGCGAGCCTGATTTACCGAACATACATGCGCCGCAGGACATTTGAGTTTGTTCTCGGTCCCTACGGCGGCTACGTCAGACAGCTCTCAATGTGGGAATTTCTGCTCAACCCCCTGTGGCTGGCACTCATGCTGGCTTTGATACTGATTTCGTCTTTCGGCCGCACAATCTGCTGGCGGGGAGTGCGCTACAGACTAAACGGAGCGTTTGATATTGAAAGGCTTAACAGATAG